The genomic window GGCGGCTCGAGCTCGACCGGGAAGCGGACCGAGGCGGGGACGGGGATCGTCTCGGAGGACGGCTCCGAGGCCATGGCGGGGATGGTGGCACGGCGTATCCGAGGGGGCAAGACGAGGACCTCGCAAGCGAGGAGCGTGCCAGCGAAGTGCGTCCCCGCGCCGCCTGCGCGGCGTTGCGCCGCAGCGGCGCGTTCCACCCCGGCTGAAACGCGCACGCCGCGCTACCCCGCGTCGGCCGACGCCACCCCCAGCGCCCGCGCCTCGAGCGTCTTGATGCGGTCGCGGATCTCCGCCGCGCGCTCGAACTCGAGCTGCTTCGCGGCGTCGCGCATCTCCTTGCGCAGCGCGGTCACGCGCTTCGCGAGCTCGGCCGGGGCCAGCGCCGCGAGCGCGTCCTCCTCCTCGGCGACCGGCACGGTCAGGTAGTCCGCCTCGCACACCGCGGCCAGCGGCTCGGCGATGGCCTTCTGGATGGTCTGCGGGGTGATGCCGTGGATGTGGTTGTACTCCTGCTGCACGGCGCGGCGACGGGTGGTCTCGTCGATCGCCTTCCGCATCGAGTCGGTGACGGCGTCGGCGTACATGAACACCGTGCCGTTCACGTTGCGCGCCGCGCGGCCGATCGTCTGGATGAGCGAGCGCTCGGAGCGGAGGTAGCCTTCCTTGTCGGCGTCGAGGATGGCAACCAGCGACACCTCGGGCAGGTCGAGGCCCTCGCGCAGCAGGTTGATGCCGACCAGCACGTCGAACTCGCCGCGCCGGAGGTCGCGGATGATGTCGACGCGCTCGATCGTCTCGATGTCGGAGTGGATGTAGCGCACGCGGATGCCGACCTCCTGCAGGTAGTCGGTCAGGTCCTCGGCCATTTTCTTGGTGAGGGTGGTGACGAGGACGCGCTCCTGGGCGGCGACCCGCTTGCGGATTTCCTCGAGCAGGTCGTCCACCTGGTGGCGCGCCGGGCGGACGACCACCGCGGGGTCGGTGAGCCCCGTCGGGCGGATGAGCTGCTCCACGACCCGGCCGCGGGCCTGGCGGATCTCCCACTCGCCGGGCGTGGCCGAGACGTAGATCCTCTGCCGGACGTGGCGCGTGAACTCCTCGAAGTTGAGCGGGCGGTTGTCGAGCGCGGACGGGAGGCGGAAGCCGAACTCGACCAGCGTTTCCTTTCGGGAGCGGTCTCCTCTGTACATGCCGCCGATCTGCGGCACGGTCACGTGGCTCTCGTCGATGACGAGGAGGTAGTCCTCGGGAAAGTAGTCGAGGAGCGTGTAGGGCGGCTGCCCCGGGGCGCGGCCGTCGAGGTGCCGCGAGTAGTTCTCGATGCCGGGGCAGAAGCCCATCTCGGCGAGGAGCTCGAGGTCGTAGCGCGTGCGCTGCTCGAGGCGCTGCGCCTCGAGCAGCTTGTGCTCGCGCTTGAGCACCGCGAGCCGCTCGGCCAGCTCGGCCCGGATCGTCTCGACGGCGCGCTTCATGACCTCCTCGCCCGCCACGTAGTGGCTCGCGGGGTAGATCGCCACGCGCTCGAGCCTGCGCAGAACGGTGCCGCGGAGGGGATCGACCTCCGAGAGGGTCTCCACCGTGTCGCCGAAGAGCTCGACGCGGATCGCCCGGGCCTCCTCGTAGGCCGGGAAGATCTCCACCACGTCGCCCCGCACCCGGAAGGTGCCGCGGTGGAAGTCGTAGTCGTTGCGCTGGTACTGCATGTCGACCAGCTTGCGCAGCATCGTGTCGCGCTCGACCCGGGTCTCGCGGTCCAGGAAGACGAGCATGTCGAAGTAGCTCGCCGGCGAGCCCAGGCCGTAGATGCAGGACACGCTCGCCACCACGACCACGTCGTTGCGCTCGAGGAGCGCCTTGGTGGCGGCGTGGCGCATCTTGTCGATCTCGTCGTTGATGGAGGCGTCCTTCTCGATGTAGGTGTCGGTCGAGGGGACGTAGGCCTCGGGCTGGTAGTAGTCGTAGTAGCTCACGAAGTAGCGCACGGCGTTGTCGGGGAAGAGCGTGCGGAACTCGTGGTAGAGCTGCGCCGCCAGCGTCTTGTTGGGCGCGATCACGAGCGTTGGCTTGTTCACGTTCGCGATCACGTGCGAGACGGTGAAGGTCTTGCCGCTCCCCGTGACGCCGAGGAGGACCTGGTGGGGCACGCCCTGCCGCACGCCCTCGGTCAAGGCGGCGATCGCCGGCGGCTGATCGCCCTGGGGAACGAAGTCGGCGCGCAGCCCGAACGTGCCCTCGCGGCGCATGCGGCGGCCGATCATAGCAGCGCGCGGCGGCGACTCAACGTTGCACTGCGGGCGGCGGTGTGGTTGCAAGAGGCACCACAACCCCAACCGAGGAGGGCACGCATGCGGACGCTAGTGGGAACGCTCGCCGGACTCGCCTGCCTGGTCGCGCTGGCCAGCCGGGCGCCGGCCGGGGAGCCCGGCACCATGACCTTCACCGTCGTCAACCTCGAGTACGAGGGCACGAAGATCTGGGTGCCCGGGACGATCGTCGTGAAGAAGGGGACCAAGGTCACGCTGAAGCTGATCAACAACGTGAAGTCCGAGCCGAGCCAGCACGGCTTCGCGATCCCGGACTACAACGTCGCCGAGGTCGTGAACCGCGGCGAGGCGAAGACGGTCGAGTTCGTCGCCAACAAGGCGGGGGTCTTCCCCTTCATCTGCCAGCTCCATCCGGCGCACGTGGGCGGGGAGCTGGTCGTGCTGGAGTAGCGCGGCACGCCGGGGCGGCTCGGGCCCCCCGACCCCGTCACTTGCGGCCCTTCCAGCGGTCGTACTTGTCGATGAACTGCCGCCGCTGGCCCGGGGGGAAGTCGCGGTAGGTCTGCCAGTTCTGGCGCAGGCGCTGCCGTTCCTGCGGCGGCATGGCGCGGAACTGCTCCCAGCGCTTCTGGAGCATGCGCTGGCGCTGCTCGGGGAGCTGCTGGTAGCGCTGGTAGTTCTCCCACGCGCGCCACTGCTCCTCCGGGGTGAGCGACTGCCAGGGCCGCCCGTGCCGCTCCTGGGCCTGCGCCATCCGCCAGGGCTGGTGCCAGTCCTGGGCCTGCGCGCCCGGCGCGCCGAGCGCGAGCACGAGGCCGGCGATGGCGGCCGCGCGCCTCATCCGTTCGAGGGCGGCTCCTGCCCGTCGGGGGTGGCGGACTCGTCGTCGAGCGTGGTCGTCTGGATGGCCTCGAAGTGCGTGAGCTTGTCCAGGTTGCGGATGATGGGGAGGTCCATGAAGAGATCCGGCGCCTCGGCCAGCTTGGCAGGCGGCTCGGCGGGCGGAGGGACCTTCACCATCCGGCTCGGCGCGCGCGTCGGCCGCGGCGGGGCCTGGGCCGCCCGGTGCGCCGGGAGCAGGAGCGTGCCCGGCATCTGGTCCGTCCGCCGCACGATGCCGATCGCGAGGGCCAGGACCGCAGCCGTCCCCAGGGCGAACACGGGCACCGGGAGCCAGAGCTTCCAGCGGCTGGCGGGCGCACGCTCCACCTCGCCCGCTGCCGCCAGCCGGACGCGGCGCAGCGTGGCCTGCTCCAGGCTCGCGGACACGGGGGCCTCCGTCGGCAGCCCCTCGAGCGCGGCGAGCATCCGCTCCGTCACCCCGAGCTCGCGGCGGCACGCCGCGCAGACCGCGACGTGCCCATCGAGCGCGCGGCGGCGCCGCGGCGAGAGCTCACCGTCCACGGCGGCCGTCATCAACTTCTGCGCGCGCTGACATCGCATGATCACGTTCCTCCTAGAGGTACTCCCGCAGCGTCCTCTTGAGCGACTGGGTGGCGCGGAAGAGGAGCGCCTTCACCGCGCCCTCCGTGCAGCCGAGCGCCTCGGCCACGTCGCGGTAGGCGAGGCCGTCGACCCGCGAGAGGAGCAGCGCCGCCCGCTGCTTCGGAGGCAGCTCCTCGACCGCGGCTTCCAGCTGGCGCGCCAGCTCGCGGCTCGACGCGCCCTCCTCGGGCGTCGCCGCCGCGGGGTCGGGGAGCTGCGGGCCCTCGCGGCGATCCTCGTCCTCGCCCCGTCGCTGCCAGAGGTCCACCCGCAGGCGACGCTCGGGGCGCCGGATCTCGTTCAGGCAGAGGTTGGTCGCGATGGTGAACAGCCAGGTCGAGAAGCGACTCTCGGGGCGGTAGCGCTGCCGGAAGCGGAAGACCTGCACGAAGACGTCCTGGGTCACCTCCTCGGCCCGGGCCTCACTGCCGACCAGCCGGCGCGCGTACTGGAGAACGCGCGGGCTGAACTTCTGGAAGAGATCCTGGAAGGCCGCCTGGTCCCCCGCCTGGAGGCGGAGCATCAGGGCCACGTCGGGGTCGGCCGCGGCCCCGGCCGCAACCGTCGGGGCGGCCGCTCGGGCGCCCTCGCCCGGCACGATCGGCTCTCCGGGACGCCCCGGCTCACCCACGCTGGCAGGCGCCATGCGCGGCAGGATTCTACGCGAAGGGACCGGGCCTTCCCAGACGAGGACGCACGCCGACACGCGGCCGGCAAACACAGGACCCGCCGCCAGGTTGCGCCCGCCCGGGCCCGGCCGGCGGCTTCCATGGGGTCCGGGAAGCTGCTAACCGCGAGAGCGTGAGCCGCTTCCCGCTCGAGCCCGCGCTCGTCCGCCATCTCGAGCGCATCACCGGCTACCTGCGGGACGCGGGCCTGCGCCAGATTCCTCCCGAGCGCACCGATCTCAGGCAGACCCTCGCAGACTTCATGCAGAGGCGCACCCCGGCGGTCCTGGAGTCGTGGCTGCGGGCCATCGGCCCTGCCCTGGGCATCCCGGAGGCGGACTGGCCGCGCATCCGCGACGACCAGAGCGCGGCCGTCGGCCGCTGGGCGCGGCACATCGCACACCCCGCGGACCTCGAGACCTACGTGATGCTCTCGCGCCACACCCGCCAGGGGTTCATCTCGCGCTTCCCCGCCTCCCGCTTCCTGGCGGCACAGATCCGCCTGACGCAGCTCCTCGCCGAGGACATCAAGCGCGAGTTCGCCGACGATCCCGCCCAGGCGGACCAGCTCCGCCAGCTCCTCGTGCAGGAGTTCCAGGAGCGCGTGCTGCACATCACCGACTTCTTCGTCCAGGCACGCGAGGACGAGCTGCGTCGCCAGGAGGCCGCCTACCGCGAGGAGCTGCTCGAGCAGGAGGCGAGCTATCGGCGCGCCATCGACGGCGCCCCGGCCTGCATCCTGATGGTCGACGCCGCCGCCGGCACGCTCTTCGACATCAACCACGTGGCCGAGCGCCTGCTCGGCTACGGGCGCGAGGAGCTGCGCGGGCGGCCCTTCCAGGACCTGCACCCGCCGGGCGAGCGGGGGCGCGCGTCCACCCTGTGGCGGACCGCGCTCGAGCGCGGGCACGCGAGCCGCGACGACCTCCACCTCCTCACCCGGCGCGGCGAGCTGGTTCCCGTGTTCGCCAACGCCGGCTACATCGAGTACGGCCCGCGCCGCTGGGTGCAGCTCATCTGCGTAGACATCTCGGACCGCAAGCGCCTGGAGAGCCAGCTCATCCAGTCCGAGAAGATGGCGGCCATCGGCCAGCTCGCAGCCGGTCTCGCGCACGAGCTGCGCAACCCGCTCGCCATCGTGATGAACGCGCTCTACGACCTCCACCAGCTGGTCGACGGCAGGAACGCCGAGGTGGCCGAGGACCTGCGCATCGCAGAGGAGGAGATCGTTCGCGCGCAGGCGATCATCAAGAACCTGCTCGAGTTCTCGCGTGAGTCGGGCGTCGAGCTCGAGCGGCTGGACGTGAACGACCTCCTCGCGCGCACCCTCCAGCTGATGCAGAAGTACCTCCAGGACAACGGCGTGCGCGTGACGACGGAGTTCGGGCCCATCCCGCCCTGCCTCGCCAACCCGAATGCCATGCGCCAGATCGCGCTCAACCTGATCACCAACGCCGTGCAGGCGATGCCCGAGGGGGGCGACCTGACGCTCCGCACCGCCGCGGTGGGCCCGAACCTGATCCGCGTCGAGGTGCGCGACACCGGGGTCGGCATCCCGGCCGAGCACCTGCAGGACATCTTCAACCCCTTCTACACGACCAAGGCGCCCGGGCAGGGCACGGGCCTCGGGCTCTCGGTCGTGCACTCGATCCTGCGCCGCTACCAGGGCGAGATCCGCGTGGCGAGCGCGGTCGGCGTGGGCACGACCTTCACCATCGACCTGCCCTGCCAGTGCCACGCCGAGGTGCTCCCCGACCGCCCCGAGGGCTGAGCCGCGGTGCGCGCGCGCATCCTCCTCGTCGAGGACGAGGTCAACATGGCGCGCACGCTAGCCAAGAACCTCGAGCGCGCGGGCCACGCGGTGGAGCACGCGCCGCATGGGGAGGCGGCGCTCGCCCGCCTGGGCGAGGCGAGCTTCGACGTCGTGCTCACCGACCTCAAGATGCCGGTCATGGACGGCATGGCCCTCCTCCACGCCATGCACGAGCGCGGCCTCCCGCCCGCGGTGGTCGTGCTCACCGGCTACGGCACGATCGAGAGCGCGGTCGAGGCCATGAAGCTCGGCGCGGCGGACTACCTGATCAAGGACGCGCGCCCGCAGGAGATCCTGCTCACCATCGAGCGGGTCCTCAAGCTCGACGCGCTCCGGCGCGAGAACGCGCGCCTCCGCCGCGAGATCGGGCGGCTGCACGGCTTCGGCGAGCTGACCGGCGAGAGCGCGCCGATGAAGGAGATCTACCGCGTCATCAACTCCGTCGCCGAGAACAAGAGCACGGTCCTGGTGAGCGGCGAGAGCGGCACGGGGAAGGAGCTGGTCGCGCGCACCATCCACGAGCGCGGCCCGCTGGCCGGCCATCCCTTCGTCGCCATCAACTGCGCAGGGCTCTCCGAGACCCTCCTCGACAGCCAGCTCTTCGGCCACAGGCGCGGCGCCTTCACCGGGGCGGTCCACGACCACGACGGCGTCTTCCGCGCCGCCGAGGGCGGCACTCTCTTCCTCGATGAGGTGGCGGAGATCCCGCTCTCTCTCCAGGCGAAGTTCCTCCGCGCCGTGGAGCAACGAGAGGTGACACCCCTGGGCGCGAGCCTGCCGGTGCCGGTCGACGTGCGCCTCATCGCCGCCAC from Deltaproteobacteria bacterium includes these protein-coding regions:
- the uvrB gene encoding excinuclease ABC subunit UvrB, which produces MRREGTFGLRADFVPQGDQPPAIAALTEGVRQGVPHQVLLGVTGSGKTFTVSHVIANVNKPTLVIAPNKTLAAQLYHEFRTLFPDNAVRYFVSYYDYYQPEAYVPSTDTYIEKDASINDEIDKMRHAATKALLERNDVVVVASVSCIYGLGSPASYFDMLVFLDRETRVERDTMLRKLVDMQYQRNDYDFHRGTFRVRGDVVEIFPAYEEARAIRVELFGDTVETLSEVDPLRGTVLRRLERVAIYPASHYVAGEEVMKRAVETIRAELAERLAVLKREHKLLEAQRLEQRTRYDLELLAEMGFCPGIENYSRHLDGRAPGQPPYTLLDYFPEDYLLVIDESHVTVPQIGGMYRGDRSRKETLVEFGFRLPSALDNRPLNFEEFTRHVRQRIYVSATPGEWEIRQARGRVVEQLIRPTGLTDPAVVVRPARHQVDDLLEEIRKRVAAQERVLVTTLTKKMAEDLTDYLQEVGIRVRYIHSDIETIERVDIIRDLRRGEFDVLVGINLLREGLDLPEVSLVAILDADKEGYLRSERSLIQTIGRAARNVNGTVFMYADAVTDSMRKAIDETTRRRAVQQEYNHIHGITPQTIQKAIAEPLAAVCEADYLTVPVAEEEDALAALAPAELAKRVTALRKEMRDAAKQLEFERAAEIRDRIKTLEARALGVASADAG
- a CDS encoding DUF3106 domain-containing protein, producing MRRAAAIAGLVLALGAPGAQAQDWHQPWRMAQAQERHGRPWQSLTPEEQWRAWENYQRYQQLPEQRQRMLQKRWEQFRAMPPQERQRLRQNWQTYRDFPPGQRRQFIDKYDRWKGRK
- a CDS encoding sigma-70 family RNA polymerase sigma factor encodes the protein MAPASVGEPGRPGEPIVPGEGARAAAPTVAAGAAADPDVALMLRLQAGDQAAFQDLFQKFSPRVLQYARRLVGSEARAEEVTQDVFVQVFRFRQRYRPESRFSTWLFTIATNLCLNEIRRPERRLRVDLWQRRGEDEDRREGPQLPDPAAATPEEGASSRELARQLEAAVEELPPKQRAALLLSRVDGLAYRDVAEALGCTEGAVKALLFRATQSLKRTLREYL
- a CDS encoding PAS domain S-box protein, with translation MSRFPLEPALVRHLERITGYLRDAGLRQIPPERTDLRQTLADFMQRRTPAVLESWLRAIGPALGIPEADWPRIRDDQSAAVGRWARHIAHPADLETYVMLSRHTRQGFISRFPASRFLAAQIRLTQLLAEDIKREFADDPAQADQLRQLLVQEFQERVLHITDFFVQAREDELRRQEAAYREELLEQEASYRRAIDGAPACILMVDAAAGTLFDINHVAERLLGYGREELRGRPFQDLHPPGERGRASTLWRTALERGHASRDDLHLLTRRGELVPVFANAGYIEYGPRRWVQLICVDISDRKRLESQLIQSEKMAAIGQLAAGLAHELRNPLAIVMNALYDLHQLVDGRNAEVAEDLRIAEEEIVRAQAIIKNLLEFSRESGVELERLDVNDLLARTLQLMQKYLQDNGVRVTTEFGPIPPCLANPNAMRQIALNLITNAVQAMPEGGDLTLRTAAVGPNLIRVEVRDTGVGIPAEHLQDIFNPFYTTKAPGQGTGLGLSVVHSILRRYQGEIRVASAVGVGTTFTIDLPCQCHAEVLPDRPEG
- a CDS encoding sigma-54-dependent Fis family transcriptional regulator — translated: MARTLAKNLERAGHAVEHAPHGEAALARLGEASFDVVLTDLKMPVMDGMALLHAMHERGLPPAVVVLTGYGTIESAVEAMKLGAADYLIKDARPQEILLTIERVLKLDALRRENARLRREIGRLHGFGELTGESAPMKEIYRVINSVAENKSTVLVSGESGTGKELVARTIHERGPLAGHPFVAINCAGLSETLLDSQLFGHRRGAFTGAVHDHDGVFRAAEGGTLFLDEVAEIPLSLQAKFLRAVEQREVTPLGASLPVPVDVRLIAATNRDLEGEVRAGRFRQDLYYRLNVVHVALPPLRDRPEDIPLLAEHLLQRFSRAYQVAPKRLAAEAMERLKVYAWPGNVRELQNAIERAFALSAADTITLDDLPAAVRGLPSPDAPALDLSDVPTLEEAERRLVAAALRRSGGNKNEAARLLGIDRQRLYRKIEKYGLG